Proteins encoded within one genomic window of bacterium:
- a CDS encoding secondary thiamine-phosphate synthase enzyme YjbQ, with the protein MAFKTITVKTESAQQLVDITQQVRLVVRESGVKSGVCRVFIPHTTAAVTINENADPNVRRDILNRLEQVAPSDGTYLHTEGNSHAHIKSSLVGSSVVAFVEAGQLVLGTWQSIFLCDFDGPRTRNVMVRVSAG; encoded by the coding sequence ATGGCGTTCAAGACGATCACCGTGAAAACCGAAAGCGCGCAGCAACTGGTCGACATCACCCAGCAGGTCCGCCTCGTGGTGCGGGAAAGCGGCGTGAAAAGCGGCGTCTGCCGGGTGTTCATCCCCCACACCACGGCGGCGGTCACGATCAACGAGAACGCCGACCCGAACGTCCGGCGCGACATCCTGAACCGCCTCGAGCAGGTCGCCCCATCCGACGGGACGTACCTCCACACCGAGGGAAATTCCCACGCCCACATCAAATCCAGCCTCGTCGGATCGAGCGTCGTCGCATTCGTCGAGGCGGGTCAGCTCGTGCTCGGAACCTGGCAGTCGATCTTCCTGTGCGACTTCGACGGCCCCCGCACCCGGAACGTGATGGTGCGGGTCTCGGCGGGGTAA
- a CDS encoding 4Fe-4S dicluster domain-containing protein, translated as MTISRRNFLKVAGAAGGVLLAGGQKPAQAAVPDADPKGLEFYGMLIDTTKCIGCRSCEEACNEKNKLAKPDVSFSSETVFEKKRDTTPEAFTVVNKFPNPKDPEKPIFVRKQCMHCNQPACATACLVKALEKTPEGPVKYNKDRCMGCRYCMVSCPFDAPKYEYNSNMPYLKKCVFCFDKVKNGEQPACVEACPEGASFFGKRRELLEIARQRIYQNPDKYHPYIYGEHEAGGTSMLFLSSVPVEKLDLRMNVGNTSYPEKTTGFLYAVPHIFILWPTFLFGLSYLTHSKDKENGHGEE; from the coding sequence ATGACTATCAGCAGAAGGAACTTTCTGAAAGTGGCGGGGGCGGCCGGGGGTGTCCTCCTCGCGGGGGGACAGAAGCCGGCGCAGGCGGCGGTACCGGATGCCGATCCGAAAGGGCTGGAGTTCTACGGGATGCTGATCGACACGACGAAGTGCATCGGGTGCCGAAGCTGCGAGGAGGCGTGCAACGAGAAGAACAAGCTGGCGAAGCCGGATGTCTCCTTCAGCAGCGAGACCGTGTTCGAGAAGAAGCGGGACACGACGCCGGAGGCGTTCACGGTGGTGAACAAGTTCCCGAACCCCAAGGACCCGGAGAAGCCGATCTTCGTCCGGAAGCAGTGCATGCACTGCAACCAGCCGGCCTGCGCCACCGCCTGCCTCGTGAAGGCGCTGGAGAAGACCCCCGAGGGGCCGGTGAAGTACAACAAGGACCGCTGCATGGGGTGCCGGTACTGCATGGTGTCCTGTCCGTTCGACGCCCCGAAATACGAATACAACAGCAACATGCCGTACCTGAAGAAGTGCGTCTTCTGCTTCGACAAGGTGAAGAACGGAGAGCAGCCGGCGTGCGTCGAGGCGTGCCCGGAAGGGGCGTCGTTCTTCGGGAAGCGCCGCGAGCTGCTCGAGATCGCGCGCCAGAGGATCTACCAGAATCCCGACAAGTACCATCCGTACATCTACGGGGAGCACGAGGCGGGGGGCACGAGCATGCTGTTCCTTTCCAGCGTCCCCGTCGAGAAGCTCGACCTGCGGATGAACGTCGGGAACACCTCCTACCCGGAAAAGACCACCGGCTTCCTGTACGCCGTGCCGCACATCTTCATCCTCTGGCCGACGTTCCTCTTCGGGCTGAGCTACCTTACCCATAGCAAAGACAAGGAGAACGGACATGGAGAAGAATAA
- a CDS encoding glycine cleavage system protein H translates to MEGFRFVDIFASKGIEYVIVMVFLAAFIYFSRYLSYRPAEEEEGEPDAPMGTFRVPDGLFFHQGHGWLRPEPGSMGVVGLDDFAQKLVGKVDSVEMPAPGTRLTQGDVAWNLVVGSVKIPMLSPVDGEVVAVNPEILRSPAVLSQDPYGKGWLFRVKSPRIAADKRNLLSGNVARSWMENALDRLRPVNPENLGPVLQDGGMPIEGLARALGGDRWDKLARTHLLIDGE, encoded by the coding sequence ATGGAAGGTTTCCGCTTCGTAGACATCTTCGCATCGAAGGGCATCGAGTACGTCATCGTGATGGTCTTCCTGGCGGCGTTCATCTACTTCTCCCGGTACCTGTCCTATCGGCCGGCGGAGGAGGAGGAAGGGGAACCCGATGCACCCATGGGAACGTTCCGGGTCCCCGACGGGCTGTTCTTCCACCAGGGGCACGGCTGGCTCCGCCCGGAACCCGGCTCCATGGGCGTAGTGGGACTGGATGACTTCGCCCAGAAACTGGTCGGGAAGGTGGATTCCGTGGAGATGCCCGCACCGGGCACGCGCCTGACCCAGGGAGACGTCGCATGGAACCTGGTGGTGGGCTCCGTGAAGATCCCGATGCTGTCCCCGGTGGACGGCGAGGTCGTCGCGGTGAACCCGGAGATCCTCCGGTCCCCCGCGGTCCTGAGCCAGGACCCGTACGGAAAGGGTTGGCTGTTCCGGGTAAAGTCCCCGCGGATCGCCGCCGACAAGCGGAACCTGCTCTCGGGGAACGTGGCCCGGTCATGGATGGAGAACGCGCTGGACAGGCTACGGCCGGTCAACCCCGAGAATCTCGGCCCGGTCCTGCAGGACGGCGGCATGCCGATCGAAGGGCTGGCGAGGGCCCTCGGCGGCGACCGGTGGGACAAGCTGGCGAGGACGCACCTGCTGATCGACGGGGAATGA
- a CDS encoding archaemetzincin family Zn-dependent metalloprotease codes for MRPVGPVDPGTLLWLREEVGEILPGQVREMASMPVPPASLEAGRNQYSSTKILKEMLQEVPADALKILGVTEKDLCIPILTYVFGEAQLDGTVGVVSLARLRQEFHDLAPNRPLFLERARKESLHELGHTFGLIHCKARECVMYLSNTIGDVDAKGRNFCRYCHATMTSNAAKRREP; via the coding sequence ATCCGGCCCGTCGGTCCGGTCGATCCGGGGACCCTCCTGTGGCTGAGGGAAGAGGTGGGGGAAATTCTCCCGGGGCAGGTCCGGGAGATGGCTTCGATGCCCGTTCCCCCCGCGAGCCTCGAGGCGGGGCGGAACCAGTACTCCTCGACGAAGATCCTCAAGGAGATGCTCCAGGAGGTCCCGGCCGATGCGCTCAAGATCCTCGGAGTCACCGAGAAGGATCTTTGCATCCCGATCCTCACGTATGTCTTCGGCGAGGCGCAGCTGGACGGGACGGTCGGCGTCGTCTCCCTCGCCAGGCTCCGGCAGGAATTTCACGACCTGGCGCCGAACCGGCCGCTGTTCCTCGAGAGGGCGCGCAAGGAGAGCCTCCACGAGCTGGGGCACACGTTCGGGCTCATCCACTGCAAGGCGAGGGAATGCGTTATGTACCTTTCGAACACCATCGGCGACGTCGACGCCAAGGGTCGGAACTTCTGCCGCTACTGCCATGCGACGATGACGTCCAACGCAGCCAAGAGGAGGGAACCATGA
- the ftsA gene encoding cell division protein FtsA, with amino-acid sequence MDTKTNDQVIAGLDVGSSQVTTVLGRKTQDGVEILGMGECPTEGMRRGAVVNVDATVKSIRQSVTEAERMTGLNVESVFVGISGPLIKSFNSHAAISVKNEHEVSDADFTRVLEIARTVELPNDREILHVLTQEFIVDDMEGIKDPRGMTGIRLDARVHVVTNDVPGARNLARCVEKADLDVESFVLSPLASAEAVLTPEEREVGVALMDFGGGTVEIVIFFNGSLRHTYVLPLGGSSITSDIAIGLKLPHSDAEILKVSSGCAMIQKVRRDELVELPGVGGRLPRPIRRQYLSEIIEPRAEEIFTLLRKEILRSGFEENLGAGVVLTGGGSKLDGLTDLGERVFKLPFRRGNPIGITGLVEVVNGPAFATAVGLVQYGANASEKVYRSAEAPSSGGVIDRFKRYLSEFF; translated from the coding sequence ATGGACACGAAAACGAATGATCAGGTGATCGCCGGGCTGGATGTCGGCTCGAGCCAGGTGACCACGGTCCTCGGGAGGAAGACCCAGGACGGCGTGGAGATCCTCGGGATGGGGGAGTGTCCCACGGAGGGGATGCGGAGGGGGGCCGTGGTGAACGTCGACGCCACGGTGAAATCGATCCGGCAGAGCGTCACGGAGGCCGAACGGATGACCGGCCTGAACGTCGAATCGGTCTTCGTCGGGATCTCCGGGCCCCTCATCAAGTCGTTCAACAGCCATGCCGCCATCTCGGTGAAGAACGAGCACGAGGTCTCCGACGCCGACTTCACGCGGGTCCTCGAGATCGCGCGCACGGTGGAGCTTCCCAACGACCGGGAGATCCTGCACGTCCTCACCCAGGAGTTCATCGTCGACGACATGGAAGGGATCAAGGACCCCCGGGGAATGACCGGGATCCGCCTGGACGCGCGCGTGCACGTCGTTACCAACGACGTGCCGGGGGCGCGAAACCTGGCGAGGTGCGTGGAGAAGGCGGACCTCGACGTCGAAAGCTTCGTCCTTTCCCCCCTGGCGTCGGCCGAGGCGGTGCTCACCCCGGAGGAGCGCGAGGTCGGCGTGGCGCTGATGGACTTCGGCGGCGGGACCGTGGAGATCGTGATCTTCTTCAACGGTTCCCTGCGTCACACCTACGTCCTCCCCCTCGGGGGGAGCAGCATCACCTCCGACATCGCGATCGGGTTGAAGCTCCCCCATTCGGACGCGGAGATCCTGAAGGTCTCCTCGGGATGCGCGATGATCCAGAAGGTGCGCCGTGACGAGCTGGTGGAGCTGCCGGGGGTGGGCGGGCGGCTTCCCCGTCCGATCCGCCGGCAATACCTCAGCGAGATCATCGAGCCGCGCGCGGAAGAGATCTTCACCCTCCTGCGGAAGGAGATCCTCCGGTCCGGGTTCGAGGAAAACCTCGGGGCAGGGGTGGTGCTCACCGGCGGCGGGTCGAAGCTGGACGGCCTCACCGACCTCGGGGAGCGGGTGTTCAAGCTTCCCTTCCGGAGGGGAAACCCGATCGGGATCACCGGATTGGTCGAGGTCGTGAACGGTCCCGCGTTCGCCACCGCGGTGGGGTTGGTCCAGTACGGCGCGAACGCTTCGGAAAAGGTCTACCGGTCGGCGGAAGCCCCGTCCAGCGGCGGAGTGATCGACCGGTTCAAGCGGTACCTGTCGGAATTTTTCTGA
- the ftsZ gene encoding cell division protein FtsZ, giving the protein MFTIVEENRCHAVIKVFGVGGGGGNAINTMIEEGLQGVEFIAANTDAQALARSLAPLKLQLGSRLTKGLGAGANPDIGRQAAIEDRDLIRESLTGADMVFITAGLGGGTGTGAGPVVAEVAKEVGALTVAIVTRPFSFEGLTRKRQADGGTKELRSLVDTIIVIPNEKLLLIAGKDMRFVEAFRKVDDVLFQAVRGISELVTKPGYINLDFADVKTIMSGMGVALMGTGAASGQNRAVAAAEKAISSPLLEDVSIRGARGVLINITAGSSLSLSEVNDAASLVREEASDEANIIFGTVIDESLGDELKVTVVATGFEPGVAEGAWRTPRKGIKLVSRADDLQTPAFLRAAAPKTLDERLEDLPLIDKDSEIESLDEFEIPTFLRRRVE; this is encoded by the coding sequence ATGTTCACGATCGTCGAGGAGAACCGCTGCCACGCCGTCATCAAGGTGTTCGGCGTCGGCGGCGGCGGCGGCAACGCCATCAACACCATGATCGAGGAAGGGCTGCAGGGCGTCGAGTTCATCGCCGCGAACACCGATGCGCAGGCGTTGGCGCGGAGCCTGGCTCCCCTCAAGCTCCAGCTGGGATCCCGGTTGACCAAGGGGCTCGGCGCGGGGGCGAATCCCGACATCGGCCGCCAGGCGGCCATCGAGGACCGCGACCTGATCCGGGAGTCGCTCACCGGCGCGGACATGGTGTTCATCACGGCAGGCCTGGGCGGCGGCACGGGGACCGGCGCGGGGCCGGTGGTCGCGGAGGTGGCGAAGGAGGTCGGGGCGCTCACGGTGGCGATCGTGACGCGGCCGTTCTCCTTCGAGGGACTCACCCGGAAACGGCAGGCGGACGGCGGCACGAAGGAGCTGCGGAGCCTCGTGGACACGATCATCGTCATCCCGAACGAGAAGCTGCTGCTGATCGCAGGGAAGGACATGCGCTTCGTCGAGGCGTTCCGCAAGGTGGACGACGTGCTTTTCCAGGCGGTCCGCGGCATCTCCGAGCTGGTAACGAAGCCCGGCTACATCAACCTCGATTTCGCCGACGTGAAGACGATCATGTCGGGGATGGGCGTGGCGCTGATGGGGACGGGGGCGGCTTCCGGCCAGAACCGCGCGGTCGCCGCCGCGGAGAAGGCGATCTCGAGCCCGCTCCTCGAGGACGTCTCGATCCGCGGAGCCCGCGGGGTCCTCATCAACATCACCGCCGGGTCGTCCCTGTCGCTGAGCGAGGTGAACGACGCGGCGAGCCTGGTCCGGGAGGAGGCTTCCGACGAGGCGAACATCATCTTCGGGACGGTGATCGACGAATCGCTGGGGGACGAGCTGAAGGTGACGGTCGTGGCGACCGGGTTCGAACCGGGCGTCGCGGAGGGGGCGTGGAGGACCCCGCGCAAGGGGATCAAGCTGGTCAGCCGGGCCGACGATCTGCAGACGCCCGCGTTCCTGCGGGCCGCCGCGCCCAAGACGCTCGACGAGCGCCTGGAGGATCTCCCCCTGATCGACAAGGATTCGGAGATCGAATCGCTCGACGAGTTCGAGATACCCACGTTCCTCCGCCGGCGGGTGGAGTAG
- a CDS encoding radical SAM protein gives MGRPRRGGAGPAFEIFAARKDWGAGIRVALVYPNRYAAGMSNLGFLLIHARINARPDALCERVFLSGDGRRRAPPRGPGIGSANSPADGRTLESGRPLSAFDIVAIALSYENDLLNVPAILAAGGVPPFREDRADSGGRHPLVVAGGFAASLNPEPVGVFADAVIVGDGERAVDLLLDVGPGPAGDPGYRRELSAIPGVYVPGGYRPVYAESSSADRASGGLPGLRAIEPLPGFPARVTREVLDLRSLPPAPPVILSEKTELGSMSLVETSRGCPRMCGFCAAAHACPSFREFPLDRVRAAVDAAWPHRKKVGLIGAAVLDWRPFRELAREILDRGGTVSPASVRADLVDEEIADILARSGHRTVALAPECGDARLRARAGKRVPDETFFSAAEILARSGIVSFKLYFLLGLPGVPREEEVGGIARFLAAFRERVLAVARGVGRMGVVTTVLSPFVPKPFTPLQWASMTPEEELKSREEGVGDAVRPVPNMRVSASAPWEAVVQGYLGLSDRRAAAGLRSARSGKLPRSAPGLAGALASIVFREKEGGEFLPWEVVDGGLRKDALRARYDAFFL, from the coding sequence GTGGGAAGGCCGCGCCGCGGGGGCGCCGGGCCCGCGTTCGAGATCTTCGCCGCGCGCAAGGATTGGGGAGCCGGAATCCGCGTCGCGCTCGTCTACCCCAACCGGTACGCGGCGGGGATGTCGAACCTCGGGTTCCTCCTGATCCACGCCCGGATCAACGCGCGCCCGGACGCCCTTTGCGAGCGGGTCTTCCTGTCCGGAGACGGGCGGCGGCGCGCGCCGCCGCGGGGCCCGGGGATCGGTTCCGCGAATTCGCCCGCCGACGGGAGGACGCTGGAGAGCGGTCGCCCCCTCTCCGCGTTCGACATCGTCGCCATCGCCCTCTCCTACGAGAACGACCTGCTGAATGTCCCCGCGATCCTCGCCGCGGGCGGGGTTCCCCCGTTCCGGGAGGATCGCGCCGACTCCGGCGGCCGGCACCCCCTCGTCGTCGCCGGCGGGTTCGCCGCGTCGCTCAATCCCGAGCCGGTCGGGGTTTTCGCCGATGCCGTGATCGTGGGCGACGGGGAGCGCGCGGTGGACCTTCTCCTCGACGTCGGACCCGGTCCCGCGGGGGACCCCGGATATCGAAGGGAACTCTCGGCGATCCCGGGCGTGTACGTTCCCGGAGGGTACCGGCCGGTATACGCGGAGTCGTCCTCCGCGGACCGGGCCTCCGGCGGACTCCCGGGGCTCCGGGCGATCGAACCGCTTCCCGGGTTTCCCGCCCGGGTCACGCGCGAGGTCCTCGATCTCCGTTCCCTGCCCCCGGCTCCACCCGTCATCCTGTCGGAAAAGACGGAACTGGGGAGCATGTCCCTGGTCGAGACTTCCCGCGGCTGTCCGAGGATGTGCGGGTTCTGCGCCGCGGCACACGCCTGCCCCTCCTTCCGGGAGTTTCCCCTCGACCGCGTGCGCGCGGCCGTCGACGCGGCCTGGCCCCATCGCAAGAAGGTCGGGCTCATCGGCGCCGCGGTCCTCGACTGGCGTCCCTTCCGGGAACTGGCGCGGGAGATCCTCGACCGGGGCGGGACGGTTTCGCCCGCATCGGTGCGCGCGGACCTCGTCGACGAGGAGATCGCGGACATCCTCGCGCGGAGCGGACACCGCACCGTGGCGCTGGCGCCGGAGTGCGGCGACGCCCGGCTGCGCGCGCGGGCGGGGAAGCGCGTGCCGGACGAGACGTTCTTCTCCGCCGCGGAGATCCTCGCCCGTTCCGGTATCGTCTCGTTCAAGCTGTACTTCCTGCTCGGCCTCCCGGGGGTTCCGCGGGAGGAGGAGGTCGGGGGGATCGCGCGGTTCCTCGCGGCTTTCCGGGAGCGCGTTCTCGCGGTGGCGCGCGGGGTCGGCAGGATGGGCGTCGTGACGACGGTGCTATCCCCCTTCGTTCCGAAGCCGTTCACGCCGCTGCAGTGGGCTTCGATGACCCCGGAGGAGGAACTGAAGTCGCGGGAGGAGGGTGTGGGCGACGCCGTCCGCCCGGTTCCCAACATGCGGGTCTCCGCGTCCGCCCCGTGGGAAGCGGTCGTGCAGGGATACCTCGGGCTTTCGGACCGGCGGGCGGCGGCCGGCCTGCGGTCGGCGCGCTCCGGAAAGCTGCCGCGCTCCGCGCCCGGGTTGGCCGGGGCGCTGGCGTCGATCGTCTTTCGGGAGAAGGAGGGCGGGGAGTTTCTCCCCTGGGAGGTGGTCGACGGGGGTCTGCGAAAGGACGCGCTGCGCGCCCGATACGACGCCTTCTTCCTCTAG
- a CDS encoding sigma-54 dependent transcriptional regulator has product MTIEKSVNILVVDDEEIVRESLTSWLEEDGYHVECAESGKKALERLPDRNWDLMLVDLKMPGMDGIQLMDEVHKTTPDMLVIIMTAYATVDTAVKAMKKGAYDYFVKPFNPDDISLTIRKIVDHHKLVQENLFLRKELKKQYKLRDMISKNEKMLEIFDLARTVANSSSTVLIQGESGTGKELLARAIHDESPRCDAPFISVSCASLTESLLETELFGHEKGAFTGAGAIRQGKLELAQDGTLFLDEIGDISLKLQMDLLRVLEQKEFRRVGGTQLIAINSRILAATNRDLKKAIEDGRFRADLYYRLNVISIHIPPLRERREDIPLLVDHFIEKFNIEMGKQIMGVTEEAVRILMGNDWPGNARELRNVIERAMVVSKGNIITEADISLPAAAGVGANHRTKSLEEIEKEHILAVLIENQWNIARSAHTLEIDRVTLYNKIKKFELKKDLEAPKS; this is encoded by the coding sequence ATGACGATCGAGAAGAGCGTCAATATCCTGGTGGTGGACGACGAGGAAATCGTCCGGGAATCGCTGACCAGCTGGCTCGAGGAGGACGGGTACCACGTGGAGTGCGCGGAGAGCGGGAAGAAGGCGCTGGAACGGCTCCCCGACAGGAACTGGGACCTGATGCTGGTAGACCTCAAGATGCCCGGGATGGACGGGATCCAGTTGATGGACGAGGTACACAAGACGACCCCCGACATGCTCGTCATCATCATGACCGCCTACGCGACGGTCGACACCGCCGTGAAGGCGATGAAGAAGGGGGCCTACGATTATTTCGTCAAGCCGTTCAATCCCGACGACATCTCCCTGACGATCCGGAAGATCGTGGACCATCACAAGCTCGTCCAGGAGAACCTGTTTCTCCGGAAGGAGCTGAAGAAACAGTACAAGTTACGGGACATGATCAGCAAGAACGAGAAGATGCTGGAGATCTTCGACCTGGCCCGGACCGTCGCGAACAGCAGCTCGACGGTCCTCATCCAGGGGGAGAGCGGAACGGGAAAGGAACTGCTTGCCCGGGCGATCCACGACGAGAGCCCCAGGTGCGATGCGCCCTTCATTTCCGTCTCGTGCGCCTCGCTCACGGAGAGCCTGCTGGAGACCGAGCTCTTCGGTCACGAGAAGGGGGCGTTCACCGGAGCCGGCGCAATCCGCCAGGGAAAGCTCGAGCTCGCGCAGGACGGGACCCTTTTCCTGGACGAGATCGGCGACATCAGCCTGAAGCTGCAGATGGACCTCCTCCGCGTGCTGGAGCAGAAGGAGTTCCGGCGCGTCGGCGGCACGCAACTGATCGCGATCAACTCGCGGATCCTCGCGGCCACGAACCGGGACCTGAAGAAAGCGATCGAGGATGGGCGATTCCGGGCCGACCTCTATTACCGGTTGAACGTCATCTCCATCCATATCCCACCCCTCCGGGAGAGGAGGGAGGACATCCCGCTCCTCGTGGATCATTTCATCGAGAAATTCAACATCGAGATGGGGAAGCAGATCATGGGAGTGACCGAAGAGGCCGTCCGGATCCTGATGGGAAACGATTGGCCGGGGAACGCCCGGGAGCTGCGCAATGTCATCGAGCGGGCGATGGTCGTGTCCAAGGGGAACATCATCACCGAGGCCGACATCAGCCTGCCGGCCGCCGCGGGGGTGGGGGCGAACCACCGGACCAAGTCCCTCGAAGAGATCGAGAAAGAGCACATCCTGGCCGTCCTGATCGAGAACCAGTGGAACATCGCACGGTCCGCTCATACCCTCGAGATCGACCGGGTCACTCTCTACAACAAGATCAAGAAATTCGAGCTGAAAAAGGATTTGGAGGCGCCGAAATCGTAG
- a CDS encoding glycine cleavage system protein H — MKERKCPFLETKTVTFCKGFPAKMIPLDRMSSLDSLCETNSFQECTLFKEINQTADGKESIRGFSLKSNYYYHPKHLWVAPSPDNRNEARVGIDDFAARLIGRIDRVSLPGVDMPVKENSVCFLLHSERKTVRLSAPANGVIKAVNPMVTEHPSLLNEDPYSEGWIFTMRIKPDVVNGLYHGDVARKWYESEIERLQRSFASDLGMTATDGGEALTDISGRLNEAQWTKVIGQFLG; from the coding sequence ATGAAAGAACGGAAGTGCCCTTTTCTGGAGACAAAAACCGTGACGTTCTGCAAGGGGTTCCCGGCAAAGATGATCCCCCTCGACAGGATGTCTTCCCTGGACAGCCTCTGCGAAACGAACAGTTTCCAGGAGTGCACCCTTTTCAAGGAAATCAACCAGACCGCCGATGGCAAGGAGAGCATCCGCGGGTTTTCCCTGAAATCGAACTACTACTACCATCCGAAACACCTGTGGGTCGCGCCATCCCCCGACAACCGGAACGAGGCGCGGGTCGGCATCGACGATTTCGCGGCGAGACTGATCGGGAGGATCGACCGCGTCTCCTTGCCGGGCGTGGACATGCCGGTGAAGGAGAACAGCGTCTGCTTCCTGCTTCATTCCGAACGGAAGACGGTCCGCCTGTCGGCTCCCGCGAACGGTGTCATCAAGGCCGTCAACCCGATGGTGACCGAACATCCCTCCCTTCTCAACGAAGACCCCTACTCGGAAGGATGGATCTTCACCATGCGGATCAAGCCGGACGTGGTGAACGGACTGTACCACGGAGATGTCGCCCGGAAATGGTACGAGTCGGAGATCGAGCGGCTGCAGAGGTCGTTCGCATCCGACCTCGGCATGACGGCGACCGACGGGGGAGAGGCACTGACGGATATCAGCGGCAGGTTGAACGAAGCGCAGTGGACCAAGGTCATCGGACAATTCCTCGGGTAA
- the nrfD gene encoding NrfD/PsrC family molybdoenzyme membrane anchor subunit, whose translation MEKNNTVAFPQAKSLTGADTVKGFFRFVLRELKPKGKILTPFNVISALIILGGLILIVIRFAYGLGSITNLSQDYPWGIWIGFDVVTGVAFAGGAYTLCFVVHILNFKKYEPILRATVLNGFLAYCFYAGALLLDLGRPWNVINPIIGNAFGYSSVLFLVAWHFLLYTFCQFVEIFPAVTEWLYWPKVRKYAKLCTTGAVIFGITLSTLHQSGLGALFMMASNKIHPLWYSGNIPILFFVSSVFAGLSMVIAESTISHRVFQDQISPSHHASFDDILLGMAKGALGALFAYFFLKVIDFVHGGHWALLNTPMGYWYLVEIIGGIVIPIVLFTIAILKNNVRLVQVTAIITALGVILNRLNISVIAFKWYSVNRYYPSWAEVWVTAAVICMEIWAFRWIVSRMPIMREHPAFPDEENAPHKETEVVQWKVSAS comes from the coding sequence ATGGAGAAGAATAACACCGTGGCCTTTCCCCAGGCCAAGTCCCTTACCGGGGCCGACACCGTCAAGGGATTTTTCCGCTTCGTCCTCCGGGAACTGAAGCCGAAGGGGAAGATCCTCACGCCGTTCAACGTCATCAGCGCACTGATCATCCTCGGGGGGCTGATCCTCATCGTGATCCGCTTCGCCTACGGCCTGGGGTCGATCACGAACCTCTCCCAGGATTATCCCTGGGGGATCTGGATCGGGTTCGACGTCGTGACGGGCGTCGCCTTCGCGGGCGGCGCCTACACCCTGTGCTTCGTCGTCCACATCCTCAACTTCAAGAAGTACGAGCCGATCCTGCGGGCGACCGTGCTGAACGGCTTCCTGGCGTATTGCTTCTACGCGGGCGCGCTGCTGCTCGACCTGGGGCGCCCGTGGAACGTCATCAACCCGATCATCGGGAACGCCTTCGGGTACAGCTCGGTTCTCTTCCTGGTGGCGTGGCACTTCCTCCTGTACACGTTCTGCCAGTTCGTCGAGATCTTCCCCGCGGTCACCGAGTGGCTGTACTGGCCGAAGGTCCGCAAGTACGCCAAGCTCTGCACGACCGGCGCCGTCATCTTCGGCATCACCCTGTCGACGCTCCACCAGTCGGGCCTCGGCGCCCTGTTCATGATGGCGTCCAACAAGATCCACCCCCTCTGGTACTCCGGGAACATCCCGATCCTGTTCTTCGTGTCGAGCGTCTTCGCGGGCCTGTCCATGGTGATCGCCGAGAGCACGATCAGCCACCGGGTATTCCAGGACCAGATCAGCCCGAGCCATCACGCCTCCTTCGACGACATCCTGCTGGGGATGGCCAAGGGGGCCCTCGGCGCCCTCTTCGCCTACTTCTTCCTGAAGGTGATCGACTTCGTGCACGGCGGCCACTGGGCGCTGCTCAATACCCCGATGGGATACTGGTACCTCGTCGAGATCATCGGCGGGATCGTGATCCCGATCGTCCTCTTCACGATCGCCATCCTGAAGAACAACGTCCGGCTCGTGCAGGTCACCGCCATCATCACGGCGCTCGGGGTGATCCTCAACCGGCTGAACATCTCCGTGATCGCCTTCAAGTGGTACTCGGTGAACCGCTACTATCCCTCCTGGGCGGAAGTGTGGGTGACCGCCGCGGTCATCTGCATGGAAATCTGGGCGTTCCGCTGGATCGTGAGCCGCATGCCGATCATGCGCGAGCACCCGGCGTTCCCGGACGAGGAAAACGCACCCCATAAAGAAACGGAGGTCGTGCAATGGAAGGTTTCCGCTTCGTAG